The following proteins are encoded in a genomic region of Oncorhynchus kisutch isolate 150728-3 linkage group LG6, Okis_V2, whole genome shotgun sequence:
- the ska2 gene encoding spindle and kinetochore-associated protein 2, which translates to METAVDKLEAMFQKAEADMEYMEKRLRLDFLTNVPENSAAEENPVKLLENLSAIKTRHAALCTQVQEIAAEQKQSMDSIRVHLDTTVQLVQQLQQAADIELPTLTETEQESAEFLGLSVNQNTAEVPMSMELQAQELPRSSREGEFEELSEATLEAVPCSMRANVKLANLNAFYKQLHEYFSFRKNSGALSLQKMKQMNMKVNDAMLKTLQHLSLIELDKKGHVRLLM; encoded by the exons TTCCAGAAGGCAGAGGCTGACATGGAGTACATGGAGAAGCGGCTACGGCTGGATTTCCTGACTAATGTTCCAGAGAACAGTGCAGCAGAG GAAAATCCTGTGAAGCTGCTGGAGAACCTGTCAGCCATCAAGACGAGGCATGCGGCCCTGTGCACACAAGTGCAGGAGATCGCAGCCGAGCAGAAGCAATCAATGGACTCCATACGAGTGCACCTCGACACCACTGTGCAGCTGGTGCAACAGTTACAGCAGGCTGCTGACATTGAG CTTCCAACACTGACTGAGACGGAGCAGGAGTCTGCAGAGTTCCTTGGTTTATCAGTCAATCAAAACACAGCAGAG GTACCGATGTCTATGGAGCTTCAAGCCCAAGAGCTGCCTCGGT CCTCGAGGGAGGGCGAGTTTGAGGAGCTGAGTGAAGCCACACTGGAGGCAGTGCCGTGCAGCATGCGTGCCAACGTCAAGCTGGCCAACCTCAATGCCTTCTACAAGCAGCTGCACGAGTACTTCTCCTTCAGAAAAAACAG TGGTGCCCTCAGTTTGCAGAAGATGAAGCAGATGAACATGAAGGTTAACGACGCCATGCTGAAGACGTTGCAGCACCTCTCTCTCATTGAGCTAGACAAGAAAGGGCATGTTCGTCTGCTAATGTGA